A part of Verrucomicrobiia bacterium genomic DNA contains:
- a CDS encoding alpha-L-fucosidase codes for MMPKRMRRSFLALGCSLMSLGVVAEPIPYSTMQVIAEGDSPDVIADKAAHVLPRPNQTEWMRLERTFFLHFGVNTFNEVEWGTGREDASIFNPTALDANQWLDAVTNFGGKMIVLVCKHHDGFCYWPSRYTDHSVAASPWRDGKGDEVREVADAARTRGVKLAVYLSPADLYQLRTNPKNPAGYYGNGSSNVPSVIPTDPASFKSNPSKGRAPTPGFTNYTYVVDDYNRYFLNQLYELLTEYGPIGEVWFDGANPDPSVHETYDYNAWYDLIRHLQPNAVIMGKGPDVRWVGNESGVGRATEWSVIPLPAAPENFTWPDWTGGDLGGRAKLKPGSHLWWYPAEVNATMLQNNAWFWARNKQPRTVTQLVDIFYTSVGRNGNLLLNLSPDKRGLVPDNQLDALSKAAQIINETLATDLAKDGKVTAESFNAANRPSLVLDGNLDTWWEAAPGNTNGTVTLTLPKPVTFDVVSLQEAVDDRGQRIESFIIETRDGSGWTAPEHVSSDQLTTVGHRRLIRLKTPVTTDQVRVRITGARLEPTLAEIGFFKQSVNTLPPTISDRSANGEVSLSNLAGHKMVYTVDGSVPTIHSTVYAAPIALPQDRRVTVRVASLLSDGKLGIAGSRVFAGLMSIGWKVVSVDSEETVGADNSAAHAIDGDSSTFWHTRWNADQHQPHTITVDMGKTNRIAGFTYLPRQDGVLNGVVEKYRFETSVDGAIWTTAIADGSFANIQNNPSLQEVSFAPVSARYFRFTSLRAIWNSGWTCAAEISVLPAAGSAD; via the coding sequence ATGATGCCCAAGAGAATGAGGCGGAGCTTTTTGGCACTGGGCTGCTCGCTCATGAGCCTCGGCGTCGTAGCGGAGCCAATCCCGTATTCGACGATGCAGGTGATCGCTGAAGGCGATTCGCCCGACGTCATCGCTGACAAGGCGGCGCATGTTCTGCCGCGTCCGAATCAAACGGAATGGATGCGGCTGGAGCGGACGTTCTTTCTCCATTTCGGCGTGAACACGTTCAACGAAGTCGAATGGGGCACGGGCCGCGAAGACGCGTCCATTTTTAATCCGACCGCGCTGGACGCGAACCAGTGGCTGGATGCCGTGACGAATTTTGGCGGCAAGATGATCGTGCTCGTTTGCAAACATCACGATGGCTTTTGCTATTGGCCGTCGCGATACACGGATCATTCGGTGGCGGCGAGTCCGTGGCGCGACGGCAAGGGCGACGAAGTGCGCGAAGTGGCGGATGCCGCGCGCACACGCGGTGTGAAGCTGGCGGTTTACCTTTCGCCGGCCGACCTGTATCAGCTTCGGACAAATCCGAAAAATCCGGCCGGCTACTACGGCAACGGCAGCAGCAACGTGCCCTCGGTCATCCCCACCGATCCGGCGAGCTTCAAGAGCAATCCATCGAAGGGCCGCGCGCCGACGCCGGGCTTCACGAATTACACTTACGTCGTGGACGACTACAATCGTTACTTCCTGAATCAGCTTTATGAGTTGCTGACGGAATACGGGCCGATCGGCGAGGTGTGGTTCGACGGCGCAAATCCCGACCCGAGCGTTCACGAGACTTACGATTACAACGCGTGGTATGACTTGATCCGGCATCTGCAACCGAACGCCGTGATCATGGGCAAAGGACCGGACGTGCGCTGGGTGGGCAATGAAAGCGGGGTTGGGCGCGCCACGGAATGGAGCGTGATTCCGTTGCCGGCTGCGCCCGAGAACTTCACCTGGCCGGATTGGACCGGCGGCGATCTCGGCGGTCGCGCGAAGCTCAAGCCCGGTTCGCATCTCTGGTGGTATCCGGCGGAAGTGAACGCCACCATGCTTCAGAACAACGCGTGGTTCTGGGCGCGCAACAAACAGCCGCGCACGGTGACGCAACTGGTGGACATCTTCTACACCTCCGTCGGGCGCAATGGAAATCTCCTCCTGAACCTGTCGCCCGATAAACGCGGACTCGTGCCAGATAATCAACTGGATGCGTTAAGCAAAGCGGCGCAGATCATTAATGAAACCTTAGCCACCGATCTGGCGAAGGACGGCAAGGTCACGGCGGAAAGTTTCAACGCCGCGAACCGGCCGTCGCTCGTTTTGGATGGCAATCTCGACACCTGGTGGGAAGCCGCGCCGGGCAACACCAACGGCACGGTGACGCTCACGTTGCCGAAGCCGGTGACGTTCGACGTCGTCTCATTGCAGGAAGCGGTGGACGATCGCGGGCAGCGGATTGAATCGTTTATCATCGAAACCCGCGACGGTTCCGGCTGGACTGCGCCCGAACACGTTTCGTCCGATCAACTCACCACCGTCGGCCATCGGCGGCTCATCCGCTTGAAAACGCCGGTTACGACTGATCAAGTGCGCGTCCGCATCACCGGCGCGCGCCTCGAACCGACGCTCGCCGAAATCGGCTTCTTCAAGCAATCTGTCAACACGCTGCCGCCGACGATTTCCGACCGCAGCGCCAATGGCGAGGTGAGCCTCAGTAATCTGGCGGGTCACAAAATGGTTTACACTGTGGACGGCAGCGTGCCGACGATTCACTCGACGGTTTACGCCGCGCCCATCGCGCTGCCTCAAGACCGCCGCGTAACGGTGCGCGTCGCGAGTTTGCTGTCCGACGGCAAACTCGGCATCGCTGGTTCACGCGTCTTCGCCGGCTTGATGTCGATTGGCTGGAAAGTGGTGAGCGTGGACAGCGAGGAGACCGTCGGGGCGGACAACTCCGCCGCCCACGCCATTGACGGCGACTCTTCCACGTTCTGGCACACCCGCTGGAACGCCGACCAGCATCAGCCGCACACGATCACCGTGGACATGGGCAAAACAAATCGCATCGCCGGCTTCACGTATTTGCCGCGTCAGGATGGGGTGCTCAATGGCGTGGTGGAAAAATATCGTTTTGAAACGAGCGTTGACGGCGCGATTTGGACGACGGCCATCGCCGACGGTTCGTTCGCTAACATTCAGAACAACCCGTCGCTTCAGGAAGTAAGCTTTGCGCCAGTCAGCGCCCGTTATTTCCGCTTCACCAGCCTGCGCGCCATCTGGAACAGCGGCTGGACCTGCGCGGCGGAAATTTCAGTGCTTCCGGCTGCTGGAAGTGCCGATTAA
- a CDS encoding glycoside hydrolase family 97 protein, translating into MLGDPITQAARIFLGVILGVAAASFHGAAAERQAVSPDGELKVIVSDAGGLNYRVEANGKTIVTNSPLGLEFQDGTKLGPAAVIRKGAKARHNGEWKNPFGNRRMVPDHWRELRLRLEERGTPDRTFGLIVRAYDNGVAFRYDLPESSGLGQFVLTNELTEFRFADDYRCWVGGESECAENEYPETKLSAIPSGQPGRPYRSVLPLALETPAGYFAIAESDVLDWAGMSLAGTGTPAVKAVLDSRSDGKGLVMSSAPRVSPWRVLMFGRTAEELAGSDLIATLATPCRLPDISWIKPGACAWDAWWTGVNPYDANPAHRKVEARGTTPSHKEYIDFAAEMGWPYQLMDWYWYEGMTSYMKSLHSPPNPQHGDFRKPVPEVNIPELMAYAKSKNVRLLIWAHSLDIETFGVEAALKYLAEQGFAGVKIDFLNSQSQETVQWCEKVLATAAKYHLLIDFHGTYKPTGLARTYPNFITQEGVLGNEYNKFGRGVVTPQHTINLAFTRALLGPMDFTPGGFLNRAPKDFKITSPTQVMGTRARQLAMTVIYPSPLLVLCDSPKNYRDQPGIEFLRGMPTVWDETVVLKAEVGKFTVIARRSGECWYLAAMNGDAAASLNVPLKFLLGKKWTLRSFADDPKFSDYQAVVESTSRVDSKGVLTLSLAPGGGFVGILSKGQ; encoded by the coding sequence GTGCTCGGTGATCCTATCACGCAAGCCGCGCGAATCTTCCTGGGCGTGATTCTTGGCGTGGCCGCCGCATCATTTCACGGCGCGGCCGCCGAACGCCAGGCCGTCTCCCCCGACGGCGAACTGAAGGTGATTGTCTCCGACGCTGGCGGGTTGAATTACCGCGTTGAGGCGAATGGCAAAACAATCGTCACAAACTCGCCCCTTGGCCTGGAATTTCAGGATGGCACGAAACTTGGCCCGGCGGCCGTCATTCGGAAGGGCGCGAAAGCCCGGCACAACGGCGAATGGAAAAATCCTTTTGGCAACCGCCGCATGGTTCCCGACCACTGGCGTGAACTGCGGCTGAGGTTGGAGGAGCGCGGCACGCCGGACCGCACGTTTGGTTTGATTGTGCGCGCTTATGACAACGGCGTGGCGTTTCGTTACGATCTGCCGGAAAGTTCCGGCCTGGGGCAGTTCGTTCTGACGAATGAATTGACGGAGTTTCGCTTTGCGGATGATTACCGTTGCTGGGTGGGCGGGGAATCGGAATGCGCGGAGAATGAATATCCCGAAACGAAGTTGAGCGCCATTCCCAGCGGTCAGCCGGGCCGTCCGTATCGCAGTGTCCTGCCGTTGGCGCTCGAAACACCCGCCGGCTATTTCGCCATCGCGGAATCCGATGTGCTCGATTGGGCGGGCATGTCACTGGCCGGCACGGGAACGCCCGCCGTAAAAGCCGTGCTCGACAGCCGTTCGGATGGCAAAGGATTGGTGATGTCATCCGCTCCGCGCGTCAGCCCGTGGCGCGTGTTGATGTTTGGCCGGACGGCTGAAGAGTTGGCCGGTTCGGACCTGATCGCCACGCTGGCAACGCCCTGCCGGTTGCCAGACATCTCATGGATCAAGCCCGGCGCGTGCGCGTGGGATGCTTGGTGGACGGGGGTCAATCCCTACGATGCCAACCCCGCGCACCGCAAAGTGGAGGCGCGTGGCACGACGCCGTCGCACAAGGAATACATTGATTTCGCAGCCGAGATGGGCTGGCCGTATCAGTTGATGGATTGGTATTGGTATGAAGGAATGACGAGTTACATGAAATCGCTTCACTCGCCGCCCAACCCGCAGCACGGAGATTTCCGGAAGCCCGTTCCGGAAGTGAACATTCCCGAACTGATGGCGTATGCGAAGTCGAAGAACGTCCGGCTGCTCATCTGGGCGCACTCGCTCGACATCGAGACGTTTGGGGTGGAAGCGGCGCTGAAGTATCTTGCGGAACAAGGATTCGCCGGAGTTAAAATTGATTTCCTCAACAGCCAGTCGCAGGAGACCGTCCAATGGTGCGAGAAAGTTCTCGCGACCGCCGCGAAGTATCATTTGTTGATAGACTTCCACGGCACATACAAACCCACGGGACTGGCGCGCACCTATCCGAACTTCATCACGCAGGAGGGCGTGCTCGGCAACGAATACAACAAGTTTGGCAGGGGCGTCGTCACGCCGCAGCACACCATCAATCTGGCGTTCACCCGCGCGTTGCTCGGGCCGATGGATTTCACGCCGGGCGGTTTTCTCAATCGCGCGCCGAAGGATTTCAAAATCACCTCGCCGACGCAGGTCATGGGCACGCGCGCACGGCAGCTTGCAATGACGGTGATTTATCCGAGCCCGCTGCTGGTGTTGTGTGACAGCCCGAAAAACTATCGCGACCAGCCGGGGATTGAATTTCTGCGCGGAATGCCAACGGTTTGGGATGAAACCGTGGTGCTGAAGGCCGAGGTGGGCAAATTCACCGTCATTGCCCGTCGTTCGGGTGAATGCTGGTATCTCGCCGCGATGAACGGCGATGCCGCCGCCTCGCTGAACGTGCCGTTGAAGTTTTTGCTCGGAAAAAAATGGACGCTGCGCAGTTTTGCGGACGATCCAAAGTTTTCTGATTATCAGGCGGTGGTGGAATCCACCTCCAGGGTGGATTCCAAAGGTGTGTTGACGCTTTCACTCGCTCCCGGCGGCGGGTTCGTCGGAATTCTCAGCAAGGGCCAGTGA
- a CDS encoding glycoside hydrolase family 2 TIM barrel-domain containing protein yields the protein MMAKRVVTCVFAAVLAGWCCGVWAAPAGNGRDCSFDSGWRFLRADAPGAEAVTFDDSTWRVLDVPHDWSIEDLPPGESSVAELSVVPGKWQFHKGDDAAWKGRELDDGSWQPVALPDNWEHHSNYTNDNVYGWFRRRIGIPAECKGKDFDLLLGCVDDVDETFLNGERIGGTGSFPPDYRTAWDTQRRYRVPAALVRGDGSDVLAVRVFDGSGNGGINEAGAESIRVGPFDTAKSKGGASTGHVVGGTGWYRKHFTLSPANKGKRVVVRLDGVYMNADFWINGQHLGNHPYGYTSFEFDLTPYLKPAGVENLIAVRVRNEGKNSRWYSGSGIYRHTWLTVTDPIHVPTWGVFVTTPEVSKDKAVVKIATEVCNDGGADADVVVRTRVLNAKGKVVQTSESKLHLPANGTNTMEQPMQVRSPQLWSPDSPELYSAEIEIAADGKTLDKTSTHFGIRKIEVDAEHGFRLNGQMLKLKGGCLHHDNGPLGSATIDRAEERRVELMKANGFNAIRTSHNPPSPAFLDACDRLGILVIDEAFDGWNEAKNPQDYHLHFKDWAERDIAAMVRRDRNHPCVVVWSIGNEIPEQFRAEATQKLLRKAVLSHDPTRPITQAICSDWGNVSRNWNQLSDVAFTHLDIGGYNYLPDKYESDHARNPKRVMFASESYPKDLFDYWTLVEKHPYIIGDFVWTAMDYFGESGIGHTWLSNEKDSFLKPWPWYNAWCGDIDVCGFKKPQSYSRDVVWRRSPIEMAVHTPVPEGIHENVSGWGWPDETRSWNWPGHEGKPLQVNVYSRCDTVRLELNGKVIGEKPVSAATKLTAKFNVPYQPGELCAIGLVNGKEVAKTTLKTAGEPHRIRLTADRSVIRADRNDLSYVTVEVVDAKGNRVPNATIPIRFTISGAGELAATGSGAPNDASSFRLPLRKTYEGRCIAILRPNGGAEKIQLKAEADGLKPATVILKTR from the coding sequence ATGATGGCCAAGCGTGTCGTTACATGCGTTTTTGCGGCAGTGCTGGCCGGATGGTGCTGCGGCGTTTGGGCGGCGCCCGCCGGCAATGGTCGAGATTGCTCCTTCGATTCCGGCTGGCGTTTCCTGCGCGCGGATGCGCCGGGCGCAGAAGCGGTGACGTTCGACGACTCCACGTGGCGTGTGCTCGACGTGCCGCATGACTGGAGCATTGAGGATTTGCCGCCGGGCGAATCCTCGGTTGCGGAGCTGTCAGTTGTGCCTGGCAAATGGCAATTTCATAAAGGCGACGACGCTGCGTGGAAGGGGCGCGAGTTAGACGACGGCTCCTGGCAGCCGGTCGCTCTGCCGGACAATTGGGAGCATCATTCGAATTATACCAACGACAATGTCTATGGCTGGTTTCGCCGGCGCATCGGAATTCCCGCCGAGTGCAAAGGCAAGGATTTCGACCTGTTGCTTGGCTGTGTTGATGATGTGGACGAGACGTTCCTGAACGGCGAACGCATCGGCGGCACGGGATCGTTCCCGCCCGACTACCGCACGGCTTGGGATACTCAGCGGCGTTATCGCGTTCCCGCTGCGCTTGTGCGCGGGGATGGCTCGGATGTGCTCGCCGTGCGTGTGTTTGATGGCAGCGGCAACGGCGGTATCAATGAAGCCGGCGCGGAATCCATCCGCGTCGGTCCGTTCGACACCGCCAAAAGCAAAGGCGGCGCGTCCACCGGGCACGTGGTCGGTGGCACGGGTTGGTATCGGAAGCACTTCACACTGTCACCGGCGAACAAGGGCAAGCGGGTGGTCGTGCGCTTGGACGGCGTTTACATGAATGCCGATTTCTGGATCAATGGTCAGCACCTCGGCAATCATCCTTACGGCTACACAAGCTTCGAATTCGACCTGACGCCGTATCTGAAACCGGCGGGGGTGGAAAACCTCATCGCCGTCCGCGTCCGCAATGAAGGCAAGAACAGCCGCTGGTATTCCGGTTCGGGTATCTACCGTCACACATGGTTGACCGTCACTGATCCGATTCATGTGCCGACCTGGGGCGTATTTGTGACGACGCCAGAGGTTTCGAAAGACAAGGCGGTCGTGAAGATCGCGACGGAAGTTTGCAATGACGGAGGCGCTGACGCCGATGTGGTCGTCCGCACGCGCGTGTTGAATGCCAAAGGCAAAGTGGTTCAAACGAGCGAGAGCAAATTGCATCTGCCCGCAAATGGAACCAATACCATGGAGCAGCCGATGCAAGTCCGCTCGCCGCAGCTGTGGTCGCCGGATTCGCCGGAATTGTATTCGGCGGAAATCGAAATCGCGGCAGACGGCAAGACGCTCGACAAGACTTCGACGCATTTCGGCATCCGCAAAATCGAAGTGGACGCCGAGCACGGGTTCCGGCTCAACGGCCAGATGCTCAAACTCAAGGGCGGTTGCCTGCACCACGACAACGGCCCGCTCGGATCGGCGACAATTGATCGCGCCGAGGAGCGCCGCGTCGAGCTGATGAAGGCGAATGGCTTCAACGCCATTCGCACCAGCCACAATCCGCCGTCTCCGGCATTTCTCGATGCGTGCGACCGGCTGGGAATTCTCGTGATAGACGAGGCGTTCGACGGCTGGAACGAAGCCAAGAATCCACAGGACTATCACCTCCATTTCAAGGATTGGGCAGAGCGCGACATTGCGGCGATGGTCCGCCGCGACCGTAATCATCCCTGCGTCGTGGTGTGGTCCATCGGCAACGAAATCCCCGAACAGTTCCGCGCCGAGGCGACGCAGAAGCTGCTGCGTAAAGCTGTCCTCTCACACGACCCAACGCGGCCGATCACGCAGGCGATCTGCTCGGATTGGGGCAACGTGAGCCGGAATTGGAATCAGCTTTCCGATGTGGCATTCACACATCTCGACATTGGCGGCTATAATTATCTCCCGGACAAATACGAATCTGATCATGCGCGAAATCCAAAGCGCGTGATGTTTGCCAGCGAATCGTATCCGAAGGACCTGTTCGACTACTGGACACTCGTGGAAAAGCATCCTTACATCATCGGCGACTTCGTTTGGACGGCGATGGATTACTTCGGCGAATCGGGGATCGGCCATACCTGGTTAAGCAACGAGAAGGACAGCTTCCTCAAACCGTGGCCGTGGTATAATGCGTGGTGCGGCGACATTGACGTGTGTGGGTTCAAGAAGCCGCAATCCTACTCTCGCGACGTGGTCTGGCGTCGCAGTCCGATCGAGATGGCCGTTCACACGCCCGTTCCCGAAGGGATTCACGAGAACGTCAGCGGCTGGGGCTGGCCGGACGAGACGCGCAGTTGGAACTGGCCGGGCCACGAAGGAAAGCCCTTGCAGGTCAATGTCTATTCCCGGTGCGACACGGTTCGCCTCGAACTGAACGGCAAAGTCATTGGTGAGAAACCGGTCTCCGCCGCGACGAAACTCACGGCGAAGTTCAATGTGCCTTACCAGCCGGGTGAGTTGTGCGCCATCGGGTTGGTTAATGGGAAAGAAGTCGCGAAGACCACGCTGAAAACCGCCGGCGAACCGCATAGAATCCGGCTCACTGCCGACCGTTCGGTCATCCGCGCGGATCGCAATGACCTTTCGTATGTAACGGTTGAAGTCGTGGACGCAAAGGGCAACCGTGTTCCGAACGCGACGATTCCCATCCGTTTCACCATCAGCGGAGCAGGGGAACTTGCGGCCACGGGCAGCGGCGCGCCGAACGATGCATCCAGCTTCCGCTTGCCGCTGCGCAAGACTTACGAAGGGCGCTGCATTGCGATCCTGCGTCCCAATGGCGGCGCGGAAAAAATCCAACTCAAGGCCGAAGCCGATGGCCTGAAGCCGGCGACAGTTATTCTGAAGACACGCTGA